From Chaetodon trifascialis isolate fChaTrf1 chromosome 1, fChaTrf1.hap1, whole genome shotgun sequence, one genomic window encodes:
- the mex3b gene encoding RNA-binding protein MEX3B, translating into MPSSLFAESSVQGDALDDQRALQIALDQLSLLGLDNDENPLYDNNQEPRKKSVNMTECVPVPSSEHVAEIVGRQGCKIKALRAKTNTYIKTPVRGEEPVFVVTGRREDVAMARREIISAAEHFSMIRASRNKNTSLNGSGTPVPGPPNLPGQTTIQVRVPYRVVGLVVGPKGATIKRIQQQTHTYIVTPSRDKEPVFEVTGMPENVDRAREEIEAHIAMRTGGLIELQDENDFHANGTDVGFDLHGHATLWSKPSASMTPASVRKPFSNYRNDSSSSLGSASTDSYFGNNSSRMADYSPPSPALSYTTTNNNGNNNNNNINVNTNGNGFVYGSEVISPDCTDLTFDSSPGFDPTPAPPGLLWSQYDSRLTPSSTGGSSPTSTTAMFSTNTSTNANGIVVSQRRGNGYTPQPRLSPPLHSHTGGPTEHPLARRVCSDPGGGPLSFNGYSNTIASLPGPHLPGVPCDSSASSSSSSSSSSTSSSTSRKGSRDCSVCFESEVIAALVPCGHNLFCMECANRICERSEPKCPVCHTGVTQAIRIFS; encoded by the exons ATGCCCAGCTCGCTCTTCGCAGAGAGCAGCGTTCAGGGAGATGCACTGGACGACCAGAGAGCCTTGCAGATCGCCCTGGATCAGCTCTCCTTGCTTGGCTTGGACAACGACGAGAACCCACTGTACGACAACAACCAGGAGCCCCGGAAAAAGAGCGTCAACATGACCGAATGCGTCCCGGTTCCCAGCTCCGAGCATGTGGCTGAGATTGTGGGCAGACagg GTTGCAAAATCAAAGCGCTGCGAGCGAAGACCAACACCTACATCAAGACACCGGTTCGAGGCGAGGagcctgtgtttgtggtgacagGCAGGAGGGAGGATGTGGCTATGGCCAGGAGGGAGatcatctctgctgctgaacacTTCTCCATGATCCGAGCCTCCAGGAACAAAAACACCAGCCTGAATGGGAGTGGCACCCCAGTCCCAGGACCACCGAACCTGCCAGGACAGACCACCATTCAGGTGCGGGTGCCTTACCGTGTGGTGGGGCTGGTTGTAGGCCCCAAGGGTGCCACCATCAAGCGCATCCAGCAGCAGACGCACACCTACATTGTGACACCCAGCCGAGACAAAGAGCCGGTGTTCGAGGTGACTGGGATGCCGGAGAATGTGGACCGAGCACGTGAAGAGATTGAAGCCCATATTGCCATGAGGACTGGGGGCCTCATTGAACTCCAGGATGAAAATGACTTCCACGCAAATGGGACAGATGTGGGTTTTGACCTGCATGGGCATGCGACCCTCTGGTCCAAGCCCAGTGCTAGTATGACTCCCGCCTCTGTGCGCAAACCCTTCTCCAACTACCGTAATGACTCATCCTCCTCCTTGGGCAGCGCATCCACGGACTCCTACTTTGGTAACAACAGCTCACGCATGGCTGACTACAGCCCTCCCAGCCCTGCACTCAGttacaccaccaccaacaacaatggcaacaacaataacaacaacatcaacGTCAACACCAACGGCAACGGGTTTGTTTACGGAAGTGAGGTAATTTCTCCTGACTGCACTGATCTGACTTTTGACTCCTCGCCTGGGTTTGACCCCACGCCAGCCCCACCCGGCCTCCTGTGGTCCCAGTATGATAGTCGCCTGACACCCTCCTCCACTGGAGGCAGCTCCCCAACCTCCACCACAGCCATGTTCTCCACCAACACCTCCACTAATGCTAATGGAATAGTGGTGAGTCAGAGAAGGGGTAATGGTTATACACCACAGCCCAGACTGTCACCTCCTCTCCACAGCCACACTGGAGGCCCCACTGAGCACCCTTTAGCCAGGAGGGTGTGCAGTGACCCAGGTGGAGGTCCGCTCAGTTTCAATGGTTACTCCAACACAATTGCCTCCCTGCCGGGCCCTCACCTCCCTGGGGTTCCATGTGACTCCTCAGcctcgtcgtcctcctcctcttcctcctcctccacctcatccagCACCAGTCGGAAAGGCAGCCGCGACTGTTCAGTGTGCTTTGAGAGTGAGGTAATCGCTGCCCTGGTCCCTTGTGGGCACAACCTCTTCTGTATGGAATGTGCCAATCGTATCTGTGAGAGGAGCGAGCCCAAATGCCCTGTCTGCCACACCGGCGTCACTCAGGCTATACGTATATTTTCATGA